In one window of Montipora foliosa isolate CH-2021 unplaced genomic scaffold, ASM3666993v2 scaffold_394, whole genome shotgun sequence DNA:
- the LOC137987880 gene encoding uncharacterized protein: protein MQDNDPKHTSKTAKAFFEENGINWWRTPPESPDMNPIEDMWHELKFYLETKVKPQTKQELVNGIDKFWRRKVTIEKCNRYIDHVVFEVIPDVIAEGGCSQEICKASIKARKAELDLNFLRNCQTFNVFPKFLCFQLPNVSRQDVISIRKHLLKSAITKRTKEYRRLLHARDKLSTQIRDVLSSMDLYILQKAINRNIHQAEAKVIETHTRKLEKLSRNAVLPFTANETVTNISSCCLTSEHLDMLKFGLTHSICPPSISKTDVFTCFELIHRTMAKKLINKQHDAKLVADLSHLAHSYVSAHRPTTADRKKYRILKDLKKIQNIVILKPDKGNGVVVLDRIAYDNGILKIINDTSKFRPITEDPTLSREGRLQRYLRKLLKNGHLDRCVYDKIYPSGSQPARIYGLPKMHKAREPNSTPPFRPIVSSIGTYNYELAKYLCILLEPHIPSEYCALDTFTFVREINELPLSGKFMVSFDVESLFTNIPLEECVNLAVDYISKGNPDLQLTKTELRNLFNFATAQTHFLFKGSFFDQIDGVAMGSPLAPVLANLFMGHHERIWLENYKASSILLYRRYVDDTFCLFDTEHDATLFFDYINDRHPNIRFTMEKEMDKKIPFLDVLIDNSQPLSPITRVYRRMNKQIAQVNWSSGKYSPLKQGQKVRVIWGKGKKEYGATITCYPLIEEIVSQSGL from the exons ATGCAGGACAACGATCCGAAGCACACTTCCAAAACCGCAAAGGCTTTCTTTGAAGAAAACGGAATCAACTGGTGGCGAACTCCCCCAGAAAGCCCAGACATGAACCCCATCGAAGATATGTGGCATGAGCTTAAGTTCTATTTGGAAACAAAAGTAAAGCCACAGACCAAGCAAGAACTTGTGAATGGAATAGATAAGTTTTGGAGAAGGAAGGTCACCATAGAGAAATGCAACAGATACATTGATCATGTTGTGTTTGAAGTCATCCCAGATGTCATTGCTGAAGGCG gttgctcccaggaaatatgtaaggcCTCGATTAAAGCCCGCAAAGCGGAGTTAGATTTGAATTTTTTACGTAACTGTCAGACCTTCAACGTATTCCCTAAATTCCTTTGCTTCCAGTTACCGAACGTTTCCCGACAGGATGTTATCAGCATCAGGAAACATCTCCTCAAAAGTGCCATCACAAAACGAACCAAAGAGTACCGAAGGCTTCTCCATGCACGGGATAAGCTATCAACTCAGATCCGCGATGTCCTTAGTAGCATGGACTTATACATTCTTCAGAAAGCGATAAACCGAAATATTCATCAAGCAGAAGCTAAAGTTATCGAGACCCACaccagaaaacttgaaaaactctCGAGGAACGCTGTTCTTCCCTTTACAGCAAACGAGACGGTCACCAACATTTCATCTTGCTGTCTCACATCGGAACATCTTGACATGCTAAAGTTCGGTTTGACACACTCCATATGTCCACCTAGTATTAGCAAAACTGATGTCTTCACTTGCTTTGAACTCATACATCGCACTATGGCAAAGAAACTCATTAATAAACAACACGATGCCAAACTGGTGGCTGACCTTTCTCATCTTGCACACTCCTACGTATCTGCACATCGACCAACGACTGCCGATCGTAAGAAATACCGAATCTTGAAGGACTTGAAGAAGATACAAAACATCGTGATTTTAAAACCGGACAAGGGAAATGGTGTTGTGGTCCTGGACAGAATTGCATATGACAATGGTATTCTCAAGATCATCAATGACACTTCCAAATTTAGACCTATCACGGAAGACCCCACCTTGTCAAGAGAAGGTAGGCTACAACGTTACCTCAGGAAGCTTCTAAAGAATGGCCATTTGGATCGCTGTGTTTATGACAAAATCTATCCCTCTGGCTCTCAACCTGCTAGAATCTACGGCCTCCCCAAGATGCATAAGGCCCGTGAGCCGAACTCAACTCCTCCGTTCCGTCCTATAGTTTCTTCAATTGGAACATACAACTATGAGCTGGCTAAGTATTTATGCATTCTTTTGGAACCTCATATCCCATCTGAATATTGTGCTTTAGACACTTTTACTTTTGTTCGTGAAATCAATGAATTGCCTTTATCGGGAAAGTTCATGGTTTCCTTTGATGTCGAAAGTTTGTTTACTAACATACCCTTGGAGGAGTGTGTCAACCTGGCAGTTGACTACATCTCCAAGGGCAACCCTGATCTCCAGCTAACTAAAACTGAACTCAgaaatctttttaattttgccaCTGCTCAAACACATTTCCTGTTTAAGGGTTCGTTTTTTGATCAAATTGATGGGGTGGCAATGGGCTCTCCCCTTGCCCCGGTGTTGGCTAATCTTTTCATGGGTCACCATGAAAGGATCTGGTTGGAAAACTACAAGGCCTCCAGTATTTTACTTTATCGACGGTATGTTGACGATACTTTTTGTCTATTTGACACTGAACATGACgctactttgttttttgactacATCAACGATAGACATCCCAATATACGTTTCACCATGGAAAAAGAGATGGATAAAAAAATCCCCTTTTTGGATGTTCTGATTGACAACAGTCAACCTCTTTCTCCTATTACCAGGGTCTATC GAAGAATGAATAAGCAAATTGCGCAAGTGAATTGGAGCAGTGGGAAGTATTCACCTCTTAAGCAAGGGCAGAAAGTTAGAGTCATctggggaaaaggaaaaaaggagtaCGGTGCAACCATTACCTGCTACCCACTCATCGAAGAGATCGTTAGCCAAAGTGGACTTTGA